In one window of Stigmatopora argus isolate UIUO_Sarg chromosome 19, RoL_Sarg_1.0, whole genome shotgun sequence DNA:
- the otofa gene encoding otoferlin isoform X12, which translates to MMALTVHLKSVANLRGKGDRIAKVTFRGLPFYSRVAANCEDVAHFNQSFRWPIASTLDGNEMLEIQVYNYSKVFSNRLVGTFCMVLQKLAEEGHLRVTDTLIDDNNTSINTSVTIEIRYQSMDGTEGTWSNGEHLDVPDDRDGIFTFETDSLLSGQSQRSGASAKRSLQGSIPTFRKSGKTVFAAMKLGKIRSSKDDHKKDEPAVLDMEDLDKKAIRLAGMLEPDAISLASVTAVTTNISNKRSKPDIKMEPSSGRPVDYQISITIIEARQLIGLNMDPVVCVEIGDEKKYTSMKESTNCPYYNEYFVFDFHVPPDVMFDKIIKLSVIHSKNLLRSGTLVGNFKMDVGTVYHQPEHQFYHKWAILSDPIDITAGCKGYLKCDVAVVGKGDNIKTPHKANETDEDDIEGNLLLPEGIPAERQWARFYVKVYRAEGLPKMNTSIMANVKKAFIGENRDLVDPYVQVHFSGQKGKTSVQKSSYEPIWNEQIVFTELFPPLCKRIKVQIRDSDKVNDVAIGTHFIDLRKISNEGDKGFLPTQGPAWANMYGSTRQYTLMDEHQDLNDGLGEGVSFRARLLLSVGVEILDTTSPEIFSSTEVQVDSVSNISESATGKMEEFFLFGAFLEATMIDRKIGDKPITFEITIGNYGNQIDGISKPSSLRKRKKDGENNEEDSELIQNSSEDEADEEGDVDSVSCTPLMKPVITDRNYFHLPYFEKKPCVYIKSWWQDQRRRLYNSNMMDKIADKLEEGINDVQEIIKTEKAFPERRLRGVLEELSIGCSRFVNLANKDLNQAGRTKLDRERLKSCMRETESMGQQAKQMRTQVKKNTVRDKLKMVQNFLQRLRFLVDEPQHSIPDVFVWMMSNNKRIAYARIPSKDILFSLVDEETGKDCGKVKAVFLKLPGKKGFGPAGWTVQAKLELYLWLGLNKQRKDFLSGLPNGFEELTVAKTTPYLHSAPPVSLVYNMKQVFQLRAHMYQARSLFAADSSGLSDPFARVFFSTHSQVTEVLSETLCPTWDQLLVFDNVELFGEASELRDDPPIIVVEIYDQDTVGKAEFIGRTFAKPTIKMCDEVYGPSRFPPQLEYFQIYRGNCTAGELLAAFELLQIGQGGTADLPPLEGPTDSEHGPIIAVPLGIRPVLSRYRIEVLFWGLRDLKRVNLAQVDRPRVDIECAGRGVQSVLIQNYKKNPNFSTLVKWFEVDLPENELLHPPLNIRVVDCRAFGRYTLVGSHAVTSLRRFLYCAPDNALSNWGSAAKLMNGYLVLTNGGFQHGFSPSLSSRTLSRSTGDIIVNMDSMEPAVRKMDTCVKLDATSDAVVKVDMIEDESNKKKKKKKKKGAVDEEDETDESVLDWWSKYFASIETMKEALRAQEAAMAEAEEREDLEIAAEGADIKCDDLVWKGSRMKERNKEKRNAKDKKKVHAVDGVEKRMVKPKVDEMMVYNKELENEYGQFEDWLHTFNLYRGKAGDNDEHALDDDRIVGRFKGSLCMYKLPLSEEITRDVGFDPNMGMFQSTPHNDPIHVLVRVYVVRATDLHPADINGKADPYVVIKLGKSEVRDKENYISKQLNPVFGKSFDIEATFPMESMLTVSVYDWDLVGTDDLIGETKIDLENRFYSKYRATCGISSTYSLHGYNVWRDRLKPTQILTKLCKEAKIDTPQYGPGGKVKVGNRIFVGPTEIEDENGLKKPSEEHLALTVLNHWEDIPRVGCRLVPEHVETRPLLNPDKPGIEQGRIEMWVDMFPTEAPLPGPAIDISPRKPKRYELRVIIWNTDEVILEDDDYFTGEKSSDIFVRGWLKGQQEDKQDTDVHYHSLTGEGNFNWRFVYPFDYLMAEEKIVISKKESMFSWDETEYKIPARLTLQVWDADHFSADDFLGAIELDLNRFPRGAKTSKQCSINLIRNEQELPSISIFKQKRVKGWWPFVARDENDEMELTGKVEAELHLVSAEEAEKSPVGLGRNEPDPLEKPNRPDTTFLWFLSPLKAIRYLICNRYKWLIIKIVLALLMLIMLGLFLYSMPGYLVKKLLGA; encoded by the exons ATGATGGCCCTCACGGTTCACCTCAAGTCGGTCGCCAACCTCCGGGGGAAAGGTGACCGCATCGCTAAAGTCACGTTTCGAG GGTTGCCATTCTACAGCCGTGTGGCGGCCAACTGTGAGGATGTGGCTCATTTCAATCAG AGCTTTCGGTGGCCAATTGCAAGCACATTAGATGGCAACGAGATGCTGGAGATCCAAGTTTACAATTACAGCAAAGTCTTCAGTAACAG ATTAGTGGGGACTTTCTGCATGGTGCTCCAGAAGTTGGCAGAGGAGGGACACCTCAGAGTGACAGACACACTTATAGATGATAATAACACATCCATAAAC accagcgTCACAATAGAAATCAGATACCAATCAATGGATGGCACAGAAGGCACATGGAGTAATGGCGAGCATCTGGATGTTCCCGACGACCGTGATGGGATTTTTACTTTTGAGACAGACAGCTTACTATCAGGGCAAAGCCAGCGATCGGGAGCATCGGCGAAAAGATCTCTGCAGGGATCCATACCGACGTTCAGAAA ATCAGGGAAAACAGTGTTTGCAGCTATGAAGCTGGGCAAGATCAGGAGCTCAAAAGATGACCACAAGAAAG ATGAGCCAGCAGTTCTGGACATGGAAGACCTAGATAAGAAGGCGATACGTCTTGCTGGAATGTTGGAACCGGACGCCATCTCTCTAGCATCTGTCACTGCCGTCACAACAAACATCTCCAATAAGAg gtcCAAACCAGATATCAAGATGGAACCGAGTTCAGGACGGCCAGTGGATTACCAG ATTAGCATCACAATCATCGAGGCCCGCCAGCTAATTGGCCTTAACATGGACCCTGTGGTGTGTGTGGAGATTGGCGATGAAAAGAAGTACACGTCCATGAAGGAATCCACCAATTGTCCATACTACAACGAG TATTTTGTCTTTGACTTTCATGTACCCCCAGATGTCATGTTTGATAAGATCATTAAGCTCTCG GTCATTCACTCTAAAAACCTTCTTCGAAGTGGAACACTGGTGGGAAACTTCAAGATGGATGTTGGGACTGTTTACCACCAGCCCG AGCACCAGTTCTATCACAAGTGGGCCATCCTCTCCGACCCTATTGACATCACAGCAGGCTGCAAAGGCTACCTGAAGTGCGATGTGGCTGTGGTGGGAAAAGGTGACAATATCAAGACCCCACACAAGGCCAACGAGACCGATGAGGATGATATTGAAGG GAACCTGCTTCTACCCGAAGGCATCCCGGCTGAACGTCAATGGGCCAGATTTTATGTTAAAGTCTACCGTGCCGAGGGTCTTCCTAAAATGAACACCAGCATAATGGCTAACGTAAAGAAGGCTTTCATAGGAGAGAATCGGGACCTGGTGGACCCTTATGTCCAAGTGCACTTTTCTGGGCAGAAA GGGAAGACTTCAGTGCAGAAAAGCAGTTATGAACCCATCTGGAATGAGCAAATTGTCTTCACTGAGCTGTTCCCTCCGCTTTGCAAACGTATCAAGGTCCAAATCCGTGACTCAGATAAGGTGAATGATGTTGCCATCGGCACCCACTTCATTGACCTGCGAAAAATATCTAATGAGGGTGACAAAG GGTTCTTGCCCACCCAGGGGCCAGCCTGGGCCAACATGTATGGATCTACACGTCAGTATACTCTAATGGACGAGCACCAGGACCTAAACGATGGACTGGGCGAAGGTGTATCCTTCCGAGCCCGTCTGCTCCTGTCAGTTGGTGTCGAAATCCTGGACACGACATCCCCGGAGATCTTCAGCTCCACTGAAGTGCAGGTGGATTCTGTCTCCAACATCTCAGAG AGCGCCACCGGAAAAATGGAGGAGTTCTTCCTCTTTGGAGCCTTCTTGGAAGCTACCATGATTGACCGAAAGATCGGTGACAAACCGATTACTTTTGAGATTACGATTG GTAACTACGGCAACCAAATAGATGGCATAAGCAAGCCATCATCTTTGAGGAAGAGGAAAAAGGACGGAGAAAATAATGAGGAGGACAGCGAACTCATCCAAAACTCCAGTGAGGATGAGGCCGATGAGGAAGGCGACGTGGATTCTGTCTCCTGCACACCCCTAATGAAGCCTGTCATCACAGACAG GAATTACTTCCACCTTCCATACTTTGAGAAGAAACCGTGTGTGTACATCAAAAGCTGGTGGCAGGACCAACGGCGACGACTGTACAACTCCAACATGATGGACAAGATTGCTGACAAGCTG GAGGAGGGCATAAACGATGTTCAagagatcattaagacagaaaaagcATTCCCAGAACGGCGACTCAGAGGAGTTCTAGAAGAACTGAGTATTGGGTGCAG TCGATTTGTGAATTTGGCTAACAAGGATCTAAACCAGGCAGGAAGAACCAAATTGGATCGGGAAAGACTCAAGTCCTGCATGAGGGAAACG GAAAGCATGGGCCAGCAGGCCAAACAGATGAGAACACAAGTGAAGAAAAACACAGTGAGAGACAAACTAAAGATGGTGCAAAACTTTCTACAGAGGCTTCGCTTCCTCGTTGACGAG CCACAGCATAGCATCCCAGATGTTTTCGTGTGGATGATGAGCAATAATAAACGCATCGCATATGCTCGCATTCCCTCTAAGGATATCCTTTTCTCACTTGTGGATGAGGAGACAGGGAAAGACTGTGGGAAAGTCAAAGCAGTGTTTCTAAAG CTGCCTGGTAAGAAGGGTTTTGGTCCAGCCGGTTGGACCGTTCAGGCTAAACTGGAGTTGTACTTGTGGCTTGGACTCAACAAGCAAAGGAAAGATTTCCTCAGTGGTCTTCCTAATGGATTTGAGGAACTTACAGTTGCTAAAACAACGCCCTATCTTCACTCGGCACCGCCTGTCAGCCTCGTGTATAACA TGAAGCAGGTTTTCCAGTTGCGAGCACATATGTACCAGGCGCGAAGCCTATTCGCCGCCGACAGCAGTGGCCTTTCCGACCCCTTTGCCAGGGTCTTCTTCTCCACGCATAGTCAGGTTACGGAG GTTCTGAGTGAAACCTTGTGCCCCACGTGGGACCAACTGCTAGTTTTTGATAACGTGGAGCTGTTTGGGGAGGCCAGCGAGCTAAGGGATGACCCGCCAATTATTGTGGTGGAAATTTACGACCAAGACACAGTG GGTAAGGCAGAGTTCATAGGTCGAACATTCGCCAAGCCAACCATAAAAATGTGTGACGAGGTCTACGGCCCCTCGAGGTTCCCGCCTCAGCTGGAGTACTTTCAGATTTACAGAGGCAACTGCACTGCTGGAGAACTACTAGCTGCCTTTGAGCTCCTTCAG ATTGGTCAAGGAGGGACGGCCGATCTCCCTCCCCTGGAAGGACCAACAGACTCCGAACATGGCCCAATCATAGCAGTTCCACTTGGGATTCGACCTGTCCTGAGCCGTTATCGCATTGAG GTCTTGTTTTGGGGCTTAAGGGATCTTAAGAGGGTTAACCTAGCCCAGGTGGATCGACCCAGAGTGGACATAGAGTGCGCTGGCAGAGGTGTTCAATCCGTCCTCATTCAAAACTACAAGAAGAATCCGAATTTCAGCACGTTGGTTAAATGGTTTGAAGTG GACCTCCCTGAGAATGAGCTCCTCCACCCTCCCCTCAACATAAGAGTGGTTGACTGTCGAGCATTTGGTCGCTACACTCTGGTGGGTTCCCACGCAGTCACGTCGCTGAGGCGTTTCCTCTACTGCGCTCCCGACAACGCATTAAGTAACTGGGGCAGTGCAG CTAAACTAATGAATGGCTACCTGGTCCTTACCAATGGAGGTTTCCAGCATGGCTTCTCACCCAGCCTTTCCTCCCGTACTCTCTCTCGCTCCACAGGCGACATTATCGTTAATATGGATTCCATGGAGCCAGCCGTCCGGAAAATGGACACGTGTGTCAAGTTAGATGCT ACATCTGATGCTGTTGTAAAAGTTGACATG ATTGAAGATGAGAGcaacaaaaagaagaagaaaaagaaaaaaaagggagcagTGGATGAAGAAGATGAGACAGATGAGAGCGTGCTGGACTGGTGGTCCAAATATTTTGCTTCCATAGAAACAATGAAAGAG GCCCTCAGAGCTCAAGAGGCAGCTATGGCTGAAGCCGAAGAAAGAGAAGACCTGGAAATTGCAGCTGAGGGGGCAG ATATCAAATGCGATGACCTTGTTTGGAAAGGCTCCAGGATGAAGGAGAGAAACAAGGAGAAGCGGAATGCCAAGGACAAGAAGAAGGTTCATGCTGTGGACGGAGTAGAGAAACGGATGGTTAAACCCAAAGTAGACGAGATGATG GTGTACAACAAGGAGCTGGAAAATGAATATGGCCAGTTTGAGGACTGGTTACATACTTTCAACCTATACAGAGGGAAAGCTGGAGACAACGATGAACACGCACTGGATGATGACCGGATCGTTGGACGGTTTAAG GGTTCCCTGTGTATGTACAAGCTACCATTATCAGAGGAGATCACAAGAGATGTGGGATTTGATCCAAACATGGGCATGTTCCAGAGCACTCCTCATAACGACCCCATTCACGTGCTTGTTCGAGTATATGTGGTTAGG GCCACAGATCTTCATCCAGCGGATATCAACGGGAAGGCAGACCCGTACGTGGTCATCAAGCTAGGAAAGTCCGAGGTCAGGGACAAAGAGAACTACATTTCCAAGCAACTCAATCCTGTGTTTGGCAA GTCCTTTGACATTGAAGCAACATTCCCCATGGAGTCCATGCTGACAGTGTCCGTATATGACTGGGATCTAGTTGGTACGGATGACCTGATTGGCGAGACCAAGATTGACCTAGAAAACCGCTTCTACAGCAAATACAGGGCCACCTGCGGAATTTCATCCACCTACTCTCT CCATGGGTACAATGTTTGGCGAGATCGTTTAAAGCCTACCCAGATTCTAACAAAGCTATGCAAGGAAGCCAAGATTGACACCCCCCAGTATGGACCAGGAGGGAAAGTCAAGGTGGGCAACCGCATCTTTGTGGGACCAACAGAGATTGAGGATGAAAACG GTCTGAAAAAGCCAAGTGAGGAGCATTTGGCGCTGACGGTGCTGAACCACTGGGAAGACATACCCCGGGTGGGCTGCCGACTTGTTCCGGAACATGTGGAGACCAGACCCCTCCTGAACCCAGATAAACCGGGAATCGAGCAG GGTCGTATCGAAATGTGGGTCGACATGTTTCCTACGGAAGCACCACTTCCGGGACCTGCCATTGACATATCGCCGCGGAAGCCTAAAAG ATATGAGCTCAGGGTGATAATTTGGAATACAGATGAAGTAATACTGGAGGACGATGATTACTTCACTGGGGAAAAGTCCAGTGACATATTTGTGAGGGG CTGGCTTAAGGGGCAGCAGGAAGACAAGCAGGACACAGATGTGCACTACCACTCCCTGACCGGAGAGGGAAACTTCAACTGGCGCTTCGTCTACCCCTTTGATTACCTCATGGCCGAGGAAAAGATTGTCATCTCCAAGAAAGAATCTATGTTTTCTTGGGATGAGACAGAGTACAAGATTCCGGCTCGCCTCACCCTGCAGGTGTGGGACGCCGACCACTTCTCTGCTGATGACTTCCTGG GTGCCATCGAACTGGACCTTAACCGCTTCCCTCGTGGGGCCAAGACTTCGAAGCAGTGCTCCATCAACTTGATCCGAAATGAGCAGGAACTTCCATCCATTTCTATCTTCAAGCAAAAGAGAGTCAAGGGATGGTGGCCATTTGTGGCCCGTGACGAAAATGATGAGATGGAGCTGACG GGAAAAGTAGAGGCTGAACTCCATTTGGTCAGTGCTGAGGAGGCAGAGAAAAGTCCAGTGGGACTTGGGCGAAATGAGCCTGATCCACTAGAGAAACCAAA CCGTCCAGATACGACCTTCCTGTGGTTCCTGAGTCCGCTGAAAGCCATCCGCTACCTGATATGCAACCGCTACAAGTGGCTGATCATCAAGATCGTCCTGGCCCTGCTGATGCTCATTATGTTGGGCCTCTTCCTGTACAGTATGCCGGGCTACCTCGTCAAGAAGCTGCTCGGGGCATGA